A region of Rhodospirillaceae bacterium DNA encodes the following proteins:
- a CDS encoding class I SAM-dependent methyltransferase, whose protein sequence is MAEANRDQIEFWSTTQGHKWLRLEDRIERMMTPFTEAGLAALGDISGRHCLDIGCGAAGTTLALADAAGESGSAAGIDVSPPLLERAWERAKRRKNVCFAEGDAQDYAFREDTFDILFSRFGIMFFKDTAAALANLRRASVPGARLVFIVWREPRENPWVMIPVSAAKAFVELPPRPAPGEPSQFQWADAELATGWLEGAGWRDCRFAPLDIALKMPGEPLEAARFLLQMGPGAALLAEAGGDLAERAEVALAEDLVPHLRNGAVILDSACWIVSATAG, encoded by the coding sequence GTGGCGGAGGCGAACCGGGACCAGATCGAATTCTGGTCCACAACCCAGGGCCACAAGTGGTTGCGCCTGGAAGACCGCATCGAGCGGATGATGACGCCGTTCACCGAGGCCGGCCTAGCCGCGCTCGGCGACATTTCCGGCCGGCATTGCCTCGACATCGGCTGCGGCGCGGCCGGGACCACGCTGGCGCTGGCCGACGCTGCGGGCGAAAGCGGGTCCGCCGCCGGCATCGACGTGTCGCCGCCCCTGCTCGAACGGGCGTGGGAACGGGCGAAACGGCGCAAGAATGTGTGCTTCGCGGAAGGCGACGCCCAGGACTACGCGTTCCGGGAGGACACGTTCGACATCCTGTTCTCGCGCTTCGGCATCATGTTTTTCAAGGATACAGCCGCAGCCCTCGCCAACCTGCGCCGCGCCAGCGTGCCGGGCGCGCGGCTGGTCTTCATCGTGTGGCGCGAGCCGCGGGAGAACCCGTGGGTGATGATCCCGGTTTCGGCGGCCAAGGCCTTCGTCGAACTACCGCCGCGCCCAGCGCCGGGCGAGCCGAGCCAGTTCCAGTGGGCCGATGCCGAACTGGCGACCGGCTGGCTGGAAGGCGCCGGCTGGCGCGACTGCCGCTTCGCGCCGCTCGATATTGCGCTGAAAATGCCGGGCGAGCCGCTCGAAGCGGCGCGTTTCCTGCTCCAGATGGGGCCCGGAGCCGCGCTGCTCGCCGAAGCCGGCGGCGATCTCGCCGAACGCGCCGAAGTTGCGCTGGCGGAAGACCTCGTCCCACATCTGCGCAACGGCGCGGTGATCCTGGACAGCGCCTGCTGGATCGTCTCGGCGACCGCCGGCTGA